The following proteins are encoded in a genomic region of Peromyscus maniculatus bairdii isolate BWxNUB_F1_BW_parent chromosome 12, HU_Pman_BW_mat_3.1, whole genome shotgun sequence:
- the Rtp2 gene encoding receptor-transporting protein 2, with protein MSTSLTTCEWKKVFYEKMEVAKPADSWELIIDPNLKPNELGPGWKQYLEQHASGRFHCSWCWHTWQSANVVILFHMHLDRAQRVGSVRMRVFKQLCYQCGTSRLDESSMLEENIEGLVDNLITSLREQCYDEDGGQYRIHVASRPDSGLHRGEFCEACQEGIVHWKPSEKLLEEDAAYTDASKRKAQAGFIYSFFSFRWCLFWGALCLVIVYLQFFRGRSAFL; from the exons ATGTCTACCAGCCTGACCACTTGTGAGTGGAAGAAAGTCTTCTATGAGAAGATGGAGGTGGCAAAGCCAGCTGACAGCTGGGAACTCATCATAGACCCCAACCTCAAGCCCAATGAACTGGGCCCAGGCTGGAAGCAGTACCTGGAGCAGCATGCCTCAGGCAG GTTCCACTGCTCCTGGTGCTGGCACACCTGGCAGTCCGCAAATGTGGTCATCCTCTTCCACATGCACCTCGACCGTGCCCAGCGCGTTGGTTCGGTGCGCATGCGCGTGTTCAAGCAGCTGTGCTACCAGTGCGGCACCTCACGGCTGGACGAGTCCAGCATGCTGGAGGAGAACATCGAGGGCCTGGTGGACAACCTCATCACCAGCCTGCGCGAGCAGTGCTACGACGAAGACGGTGGCCAGTACCGCATCCACGTGGCCAGCCGGCCGGACAGCGGGCTGCACCGCGGCGAGTTCTGCGAGGCCTGCCAGGAAGGCATCGTGCACTGGAAGCCCAGCGAGAAGCTGCTGGAGGAGGACGCCGCCTACACCGATGCCTCCAAGAGGAAAGCCCAGGCCGGGTTTATCTACAGCTTCTTCTCATTTCGCTGGTGTCTGTTTTGGGGTGCCCTCTGCCTGGTTATTGTCTATCTGCAGTTCTTCCGAGGTCGCTCTGCCTTCCTTTAG